Part of the Kushneria marisflavi genome, CCGGGCAATCACGACGCCGCCTTTCGTACCTTCTGTGGCGAAACCTTTCGCAGTATCGAGGTTCGCCGTGACGCCATTCATGTCACGAAGGACGGTCGGCGACTGCTGGTCAGCCACGGGGACGAATTTGATGGTCACTTCAAGGCGCCACAGTGGAAGCTGGTCGTCGGAGAGATGGCGCTGCATACCATGCGACGCACCAATCGCTGGACCGTGCAGGCGCGTCGCCGTCTGGGACGCCCGTACTGGTCGTTGTCGGCAGCGCTCAAGCGTCGCTCGAGCAATGTCAAAAATTTTGCGGGTGCCTTTCGTCAATCGGCGCTAGCGCGTGTGCGGCGTGAGGGCGTGGATGGCTACATTGGCGGCCATATTCACATCCCGTTTTTTGGCGAGTGTGAGGGCTTCGTATACTGTAACGATGGTGACTGGGTCGAAAACTGTACGGCACTGGTTGAGGAGTTTGATGGACGATTGCGGCTGGTCGACTGGCAAAACAAGACGCTGGTAGATGATCCTCGACCCCCTTCCGGCCATCGCGAGAAAACCGAAACAGAGGACTGGCTGGCGGATGAAGAGACTGGATCCGCTTCCGATTAAAATAAAATTAAAGTCGTGCCCTTCCTCAAGGTCATGAATTTCATGGGGTTTTGAAAGTTATAAAAAAATATGACGTTTACTTTTGAAACCCGATGATGACAAAACGTACAATCTCTTTGAAAATCGGCGTATGCGGCATTTTGTCTTCATGACGCTGACCGCACGACCATTTCCCTATCCCTTCTTTTTGTACTGCCTGATAAAAATTATCCCAGCCATGGGAAGTATTAATAATCGGTGAGGTCATGCCGATAAACAGTGACTGGTCACATTGGCTGAAAGCCGATGTTCAAGCATGACGCCTGCCTGCCCTGAAGGCTGTTGATCCGGCAGGCGATGAGGAGATTGACCCATGACGGTTAATGTAACCCGAAGACAGTTCTTCAAGCTGGGGGCAGCCGGCGTTGCTTCTTCCAGCATGGCGATGATGGGGTTTGCCCCGGAGTCGGCTGAAGCGTCCGTACGTCAGTTCAAGCTGACGCACGCCAAGGAAACCCGTAACAACTGTACTTATTGCTCGGTAGGTTGCGGCATCCTGATTTACAGCCAGGGCGATGGCTCAAAAAATGTTCGCCAGGAAGTCTTTCACATCGAGGGCGACCCGGATCATCCCGTCTCTCGCGGCTCCCTGTGTCCCAAGGGTTCCGGGCTTCTGGATTTCGTGCGCAGTGAAGGTCGTCTTGAATATCCTCAGGTGCGGGCGCCAGGCTCAAGTGAGTGGAAGCGTGTCAGCTGGGATGAGGCGCTCGACAAGATCGCACGTCACATCAAAAACGATCGCGACGCCAATTTCGTCGAGCGTGATGACAATGGCGGTACGGTCAATCATTGGACCACGACCGGCTTTCTGGCCGCTTCGGGATCTTCCAATGAGGCTGGATACATCACCCACAAGGTGGTGCGTAATCTTGGCATGGTAGCGTTCGACAACCAGGCGCGCGTCTGACACGGACCGACGGTGGCAGGTCTTGCCCCAACATTCGGTCGCGGTGCGATGACCAATCACTGGGTCGACATCCGCAATGCCAATCTGATTCTTTCAATGGGCGGCAACTCTGCCGAGGCTCACCCCGTGGGTTTCCGCTGGGTCACCGAAGCCATTGAGCACAACAAGGCCAAGCTGATCTGTATTGATCCGCGGTACACCCGTACCTGCGCGGTCGCTGACTACAAGGCCTTTATTCGTACCGGAACCGACATTACGTTTCTGGGCGGTCTGATCCATTACCTGATCACGACCAATCAGATTCAGCAGGAATACGTCCTCAATTACACCGATGCCTCGCTTCTGGTGCGTGAAGACTTTGGTTTCGAAGACGGACTCTTTACCGGCTACAACCCTGACAAGAAGGCCTACGACGACAAGTCTTCCTGGATGTATGAGCTGGGCGATGACGGCATGGCCGTACGCGATATGTCGCTTCAGCATCCCAGGTGCGTCTATCAGTTGATGCGCGAGCACTACAGCCGCTATGACGTCGATACGGTGTCGAGCATCTGTGGCATGCCCAAAGAGCACATCGAACATATCTGGTCGGAAATCGGCAAGATGGCCGTGCCCCACCAGACCATGACGATTCTCTATGCGCTGGGCTGGACGCAGCACTCGATCGGGTCTCAGATCATCCGTACGGCCGCCATGGTCCAGCTGCTGCTGGGTAACATGGGGATGCCGGGTGGCGGCGTGAACGCACTGCGTGGTCACTCCAACATTCAGGGCCTGACCGACCTGGGTCTGCTCTCGCAGCTTTTGCCGGGCTACATGACGCTGGCCAACGCCGCCGAGCAGGACTATCCCGCATATATCAAAAAGCGCGCCAAGCAGCCGATTCTGGAAGGTGAGGTCTCGTACTGGAAAAACTACGAGAAATTCCATGTCAGCCTGATGAAATCCTGGTTCGGCGATGCCGCAACCCAGGAGAACAACTGGTGCTTTGACTGGTTGCCCAAGCTTTCAAGACCGCTTTATGACGTGCTTGATACCTTTGATCGCATGTACAAGGGCGAGATCAACGGGTACTTCTGTCAGGGCTTCAACCCGCTGGCGTCGTTCCCCAATCGCCAGAAGGTCACGGAAGGGCTGTCAAAGCTCAAGTATCTGGTCGTCATGGACCCGCTGAATACCGAGACCAGCGAGTTCTGGAAGAACTACGGCGAATACAATGATGTGGATTCTTCACAGATCCAGACCGAAGTCATTCGTCTGCCCACGACCTGCTTTGCCGAGGATGACGGCTCGATCGTCAACAGTGCCCGCTGGCTTCAGTGGCATTGGGCTGCAGCGCCTGGGCCGGGTGAGGCGCGTCCGGATACACGCATCATGGGTGAGCTTTTCATCCGGATTCGTGATCTCTACCGCCAGGAGGGTGGTGCCTTCCCCGATCCGATTCTGAATCTGGACTGGGACTACGACATCCCCGAAGCGCCTTCCTCGGAAGAGCTGGCACAGGAGTACAACGGACGTGCTCTGGTTGATCTGACCGATGACAACGGCAATGTGACCCGTCGGGCCGGTGAGCTGCTGTCAGGCTTCTCTGAAATGACGGCTGATGGTCGTACGGCCTCTGGTTGCTGGATATTTTCCGGTGCCTGGACCCAGGACGGCAATCAGATGGCACGGCGTGACAACTCTGATCCATATGGGACAGGTAACACGCTGGGCTGGGCATGGGCGTGGCCGGCCAACCGGCGCGTACTGTACAACCGTGCCAGTGCCGATACTCAGGGCAGACCCTGGGGCAGGGAAAAGGCGTTCGTATGGTGGAGCAGTGAGCAGGGCCGCTGGATCGGGGCTGATGTGCCTGACTTCCCGTTGACGTCGGCACCGTCGAAAGGGGTGGGTCCGTTTATCATGCAGCCGTCCGGTGGCGGTAGCTTCTTCGGGGGGCAGAGCATGGTGGATGGCCCGTTCCCTGAACATTACGAACCTTATGAATCGCCGATCGACAACAACCCGCTGCATCCGAACAATCCGC contains:
- a CDS encoding UDP-2,3-diacylglucosamine diphosphatase; amino-acid sequence: MARRPNARTLFVSDLHLGTPDAQAQLLLSLMQQVRPERLYLVGDVFDLIAMKRRAISVLDSHQQRLVRHILRLARTGCEVIYIPGNHDAAFRTFCGETFRSIEVRRDAIHVTKDGRRLLVSHGDEFDGHFKAPQWKLVVGEMALHTMRRTNRWTVQARRRLGRPYWSLSAALKRRSSNVKNFAGAFRQSALARVRREGVDGYIGGHIHIPFFGECEGFVYCNDGDWVENCTALVEEFDGRLRLVDWQNKTLVDDPRPPSGHREKTETEDWLADEETGSASD
- the fdnG gene encoding formate dehydrogenase-N subunit alpha, with protein sequence MTVNVTRRQFFKLGAAGVASSSMAMMGFAPESAEASVRQFKLTHAKETRNNCTYCSVGCGILIYSQGDGSKNVRQEVFHIEGDPDHPVSRGSLCPKGSGLLDFVRSEGRLEYPQVRAPGSSEWKRVSWDEALDKIARHIKNDRDANFVERDDNGGTVNHWTTTGFLAASGSSNEAGYITHKVVRNLGMVAFDNQARVUHGPTVAGLAPTFGRGAMTNHWVDIRNANLILSMGGNSAEAHPVGFRWVTEAIEHNKAKLICIDPRYTRTCAVADYKAFIRTGTDITFLGGLIHYLITTNQIQQEYVLNYTDASLLVREDFGFEDGLFTGYNPDKKAYDDKSSWMYELGDDGMAVRDMSLQHPRCVYQLMREHYSRYDVDTVSSICGMPKEHIEHIWSEIGKMAVPHQTMTILYALGWTQHSIGSQIIRTAAMVQLLLGNMGMPGGGVNALRGHSNIQGLTDLGLLSQLLPGYMTLANAAEQDYPAYIKKRAKQPILEGEVSYWKNYEKFHVSLMKSWFGDAATQENNWCFDWLPKLSRPLYDVLDTFDRMYKGEINGYFCQGFNPLASFPNRQKVTEGLSKLKYLVVMDPLNTETSEFWKNYGEYNDVDSSQIQTEVIRLPTTCFAEDDGSIVNSARWLQWHWAAAPGPGEARPDTRIMGELFIRIRDLYRQEGGAFPDPILNLDWDYDIPEAPSSEELAQEYNGRALVDLTDDNGNVTRRAGELLSGFSEMTADGRTASGCWIFSGAWTQDGNQMARRDNSDPYGTGNTLGWAWAWPANRRVLYNRASADTQGRPWGREKAFVWWSSEQGRWIGADVPDFPLTSAPSKGVGPFIMQPSGGGSFFGGQSMVDGPFPEHYEPYESPIDNNPLHPNNPLARNNPAGRIFDKDRAELGTRQEFPHAATTYRLTEHFHYWTKHARLNAIVQPEQFVEIGHQLAEEIGVVAGDWVRVSSNRGFIKAVAVVTKRLQPLRIGDRDVHHVGIPIHWGFTGVAKKGYLANALTPFVGDANTQTPEYKSFIVKVEKA